One genomic region from Oncorhynchus masou masou isolate Uvic2021 unplaced genomic scaffold, UVic_Omas_1.1 unplaced_scaffold_1395, whole genome shotgun sequence encodes:
- the LOC135530610 gene encoding nuclear distribution protein nudE-like 1-B — protein sequence MDTDMIPTFTSKDQEIDYWKALSLKYKNSYHEAQEELLEFQEGSRELEAELEAQLGQAEHRLRDLHTENQRLKSELDNLKEKLEQQYSQSYKQVSMLEDDLGQTRGIKEQLHKYVRELEQANDDLERAKRATIVSLEDFEGRLNQAIERNAFLESELDEKESLLVSVQRLKDEARDLRQEMVVRERTADRMSAPSSPTLDVDKMDSAVQASLSLPVTPVGRGMEHPFITPKSSVLTNGCGPGGSPLTPSARISALNIVGDLLRKVGALESKLAACRNFAKDQAVRKTYSTSSTNMITGNGNLINSNATKFSHSLHTTYYDKTAVNGLDPSTLSALASPRTVSPPGMLPLTV from the exons TTACCACGAGGCCCAGGAGGAGCTGCTGGAGTTCCAGGAAGGGAGCCGAGAGCTGGAGGCAGAGTTAGAGGCCCAGCTAGGACAGGCTGAACACCGCCTCAGAGACCTGCACACAGAGAACCAAAGACTGAAGAGCGAGTTGGACAACCTCAAG gagaaGCTGGAGCAGCAGTATTCTCAGAGCTATAagcaggtctccatgttagaggatgACCTGGGACAGACCAGAGGAATCAAGGAACAGCTTCATAAATATGTCAGAGAACTGGAGCAGGCCAACGACGACCTGGAGAGAGCCAAGAG gGCGACCATCGTATCTCTGGAGGACTTTGAGGGTCGTCTGAACCAGGCCATAGAGAGGAATGCCTtcctggagagtgagctggatgAGAAGGAGTCCCTACTGGTCTCAGTACAGCGACTAAAGGATGAAGCCAGAG acctgAGACAGGAGATGGTGGTGAGGGAGAGGACTGCAGACAGGATGTCAGCCCCCAGCTCTCCTACCTTGGACGTGGACAAGATGGACTCTGCTGTCCAGGCCTCCCTGTCCCTGCCAGTCACCCCTGTAGGGAGGGGCATGGAACACCCGTTCATCACCCCGAAATCATCAG tGTTAACAAATGGCTGTGGGCCTGGCGGCTCACCTCTGACCCCATCAGCAAGAATCTCTGCTCTTAATATCGTTGGGGACCTTCTGAGAAAAGTGGGG GCGCTGGAGTCCAAGCTAGCTGCATGTAGGAACTTTGCCAAGGACCAGGCGGTGAGGAAAACCTACTCCACGTCGTCCACCAACATGATCACTGGGAACGGAAACCTCATCAACAGCAACGCCACCAAGTTCTCCCACTCACTCCACACCACCTACTACGACAAGAC GGCTGTGAATGGACTGGACCCCAGCACCCTGAGTGCCCTGGCGTCGCCCCGGACTGTCTCCCCTCCTGGCATGCTGCCTCTCACCGTTTAG